In candidate division KSB1 bacterium, a single genomic region encodes these proteins:
- a CDS encoding integron integrase, translated as MQKSNNTQSEKSGTLTSCSYDQNWQHEHKRLIEEIRIRQYSPRTLKSYTTWIYKFQAFVKSKSPQLIESNDAKQFITFLSVKVSASTQNQALNALLFFFRHVLDKEFSHFDNISHAKRTKYTPTVLSRKEIDDILVNLNYPFNLIVQLLYGCGLRLNEVINLRVHDFDFDNGTLTVFGKGRKFRKVLLPKKIIPDLQEHLRRVKKLHKQDLSNNYSGVFMPDQVELKYKNSAKELAWQFFFPAKQLTRIPDTKTCRRYHLHESHVQKAVKAAVNKAQIPRRATPHTFRHSFATHLLKAGYDIRTVQNLLGHRDVRTTMIYTQILECPHSKKIKSPLDMNPDKPSSII; from the coding sequence ATGCAAAAATCAAACAACACACAGTCTGAAAAGTCCGGTACTTTAACATCCTGCTCATATGATCAAAACTGGCAACATGAGCATAAACGTTTAATTGAAGAAATTCGCATTCGTCAATATTCCCCAAGAACTCTCAAATCCTATACAACATGGATTTATAAATTTCAGGCCTTTGTAAAAAGCAAATCACCGCAGCTCATTGAATCCAATGATGCGAAACAATTCATCACATTTCTTTCTGTAAAAGTCTCGGCGTCAACTCAAAATCAGGCATTGAATGCCTTGCTATTCTTTTTTCGTCATGTATTAGATAAAGAATTCAGTCATTTTGATAATATATCACACGCAAAACGTACAAAATATACACCGACGGTATTATCAAGAAAAGAAATTGATGATATTCTTGTAAACTTAAATTATCCTTTTAATCTCATTGTCCAGTTGCTTTACGGTTGTGGTTTGCGTTTAAACGAAGTGATCAACCTGCGTGTACATGATTTTGATTTTGACAATGGAACACTCACCGTATTTGGCAAAGGCCGCAAATTTAGAAAAGTCCTGTTGCCCAAAAAAATTATACCGGATCTGCAGGAGCATTTGCGTCGCGTTAAAAAACTGCACAAGCAGGACCTGTCAAATAATTATTCCGGTGTGTTTATGCCCGATCAGGTAGAACTAAAATACAAAAACAGCGCCAAAGAACTGGCCTGGCAGTTCTTTTTTCCCGCAAAGCAGTTAACCCGCATTCCGGACACGAAAACTTGCCGCCGCTATCATCTACATGAATCGCATGTGCAAAAAGCGGTCAAGGCTGCGGTTAACAAAGCTCAAATACCACGCCGGGCCACACCCCACACATTTCGCCATAGTTTTGCGACGCACTTGCTCAAAGCCGGATATGACATTCGTACCGTTCAGAATCTTTTAGGACATCGTGATGTAAGAACCACGATGATCTATACTCAAATTCTGGAATGCCCACATTCAAAAAAAATTAAAAGCCCACTTGATATGAATCCTGATAAACCATCATCAATAATCTGA
- a CDS encoding glycosyltransferase family 4 protein, with the protein MSNSVELELYGCMHDHSGYAVHTRAVARSLINAGFRVRLVCYNNTKPLPFPDLEPYRKIKLKPRYPIIRLIMLPPHPVYQQRRYTILYTMIETQSMHPGVIQRCSTADEVWTPNPDNVVQFRKHLHNSMPVYHMPEGTDPVLYSSSGPVAFDRDAYDFIACSVFAWQWRKGPDILLRAWMKAFTPKDKVRLLIRSSVVAVNKSTGRRIIREAVESAKTDTGVKDFAPIQIIEDPIPDEDIPKLYRSCDCFVLPTRGEGWCLPALDAMACGCVPVVTKTGGLQSFCTSSNSVQIKPGKPVVFKPDEFRLMNFFDDQTFHNPSPDDLAAALKKLKSNSERLKKLSNQGSEYARSHFSWNRSNQPIINRILEIHKNIHPKAKNNKSEESCTKSQSI; encoded by the coding sequence ATGTCAAACTCTGTAGAACTGGAATTGTACGGATGCATGCACGATCATTCGGGTTATGCCGTTCACACCCGCGCCGTCGCCCGATCTCTCATCAACGCCGGTTTCCGGGTCCGGCTCGTTTGCTACAATAACACAAAACCGCTGCCGTTCCCGGACCTGGAACCTTACCGCAAGATCAAGCTCAAACCCAGGTACCCGATCATTCGCTTGATCATGCTGCCCCCGCATCCGGTATATCAGCAGCGCCGATACACGATTCTCTACACCATGATCGAAACCCAATCCATGCATCCCGGTGTCATCCAAAGATGCTCAACCGCGGATGAAGTATGGACTCCGAATCCGGATAACGTTGTACAATTCAGAAAACACCTGCACAATTCGATGCCGGTCTACCACATGCCGGAAGGCACGGACCCTGTGCTTTACTCATCCTCCGGACCGGTTGCGTTCGATCGGGATGCGTACGATTTCATCGCCTGTTCCGTTTTCGCCTGGCAGTGGCGCAAAGGCCCGGACATTCTCTTGCGCGCCTGGATGAAAGCGTTCACACCGAAAGATAAAGTCCGGCTCTTGATCCGTTCCAGTGTTGTCGCGGTCAACAAATCAACCGGCCGCCGGATCATCCGCGAGGCCGTCGAAAGCGCCAAAACCGATACGGGTGTGAAAGACTTTGCGCCGATTCAAATCATCGAGGATCCGATCCCGGACGAGGATATCCCGAAATTATACCGGTCTTGTGACTGCTTTGTTCTGCCCACACGCGGCGAAGGTTGGTGCCTGCCGGCGCTCGATGCCATGGCCTGCGGCTGCGTCCCGGTGGTCACCAAAACCGGCGGTCTCCAATCCTTTTGCACATCGTCGAACTCTGTACAAATAAAACCCGGCAAACCCGTCGTATTCAAGCCGGACGAATTCAGGCTCATGAATTTCTTTGATGATCAGACGTTTCACAATCCATCACCCGACGATCTGGCAGCAGCCCTGAAAAAACTCAAATCCAACTCTGAACGGCTGAAAAAATTATCAAATCAAGGGTCAGAATATGCACGCAGTCATTTTTCCTGGAATAGATCGAATCAACCCATTATCAACCGGATTTTGGAAATCCATAAAAACATCCACCCAAAAGCAAAAAACAACAAATCAGAGGAATCATGCACGAAAAGCCAATCTATTTAA
- a CDS encoding phospholipase D family protein has translation MAKIPQNTLNNLPHSYSVPLISNYFQILPQYLDRAEDSIDICIYTARYYRGRSNNVVNDFFKALRRACARGVKVRMLLNSDFSSPRFRLSNEFIAKFFKQENFKVAFAGKSTRLHAKLVLIDDNISVVGSHNFSRRAARSNFETSILTLSEPVNHDYRQQFERLWKSRQLIKGKIGDPVKC, from the coding sequence ATGGCGAAAATTCCGCAGAACACGCTCAACAATCTTCCTCACAGCTACTCAGTCCCGCTTATTTCCAATTATTTTCAAATACTCCCCCAATACCTCGACCGCGCAGAGGATTCAATCGATATCTGTATCTATACCGCCCGCTATTACCGGGGCCGTTCCAACAATGTCGTAAATGATTTCTTTAAAGCTCTGCGCCGCGCCTGCGCCAGAGGCGTCAAGGTTCGTATGCTGCTCAATTCCGATTTCAGCAGTCCGCGATTTCGACTCTCAAACGAATTCATCGCCAAATTTTTCAAACAGGAAAATTTCAAAGTGGCCTTTGCCGGCAAAAGCACGCGTTTGCACGCCAAACTGGTCCTGATCGATGATAATATTTCCGTGGTAGGGTCACACAATTTCAGCCGCCGTGCCGCCCGCAGCAATTTCGAAACGTCAATTTTAACCCTGTCAGAGCCCGTAAATCATGACTATAGGCAGCAATTCGAACGCCTGTGGAAATCTCGTCAACTCATCAAAGGTAAAATAGGAGATCCGGTCAAATGTTAG